A genomic segment from Salmo trutta chromosome 38, fSalTru1.1, whole genome shotgun sequence encodes:
- the LOC115178092 gene encoding gastrula zinc finger protein XlCGF26.1-like, translating to INTSKYRERPDSHSDGRKSPSEEGQKTGEKTSQCSQCGKSFTRLGNLKSHERIHTGEKPFQCSQCGKSFTRLGNLKEHKIIHTVEKPFQCSQCEKGFRWLGNLKKHERTHTAEKPFQCSQCGNGFTQLGSLKEHERLHTGEKPFQCSQCGKSFALLGSLKKHERTHTGEKPFQCSQCGKGFTRLGNLKDHKRVHTGEKPFQCSQCGNNFTRLRSLNEHKLVHTGEKRFQCSQCGKGFTLLGSLKKHERTHTGEKPFQCSHCGKIFTQLKSLKVHERIHTGETSYHCSLCGKDFTKLGNLNKHKQLHTGAKPFQCTQCGKGFTLLGNLKDHKRVHTGEKRFQCSQCGIGFTLLGNLKKHEKIHTGEKSFQCSQCGNSFKSLGSLKDHERIHTWETAYHCSLCGKNFTKLGNLKKHAEFHTGKKPFQCSQCGKGFTLLGNLKDHKRTHTREKPFQCSQCGKGFTLSQNLKRHERTHTVLTMTPGVGTSSENRTGNRVRTKK from the coding sequence gagagagaccagactctcactctgacgGCAGGAAGAGTCCTTCAGAGGAAGGACagaagacaggagagaagacTTCACAATGTtcccaatgtgggaagagttttacacggttagggaacctgaaaagtcatgagagaatacacacaggagagaaacctttccaatgctcccaatgtggaaagagtttcacaCGGTTAGGGAACTTGAAAGAACATAAAATAATACACACAGTAGAgaaacctttccaatgctcccagtgtgaaaAGGGCTTTAGGtggttagggaacctgaaaaagcatgagagaacacacacagcagagaaaccgttccaatgctcccagtgtgggaaTGGTTTTACACAGTTAGGGAGCTTGAAGGAGCATGAAAGGttgcacacaggggagaagcctttccaatgttcccagtgtggaaagagttttgccctgttagggagcctgaaaaaacatgagagaacacacacaggagaaaagccgttccaatgctcccagtgtgggaagGGTTTTACACGGTTAGGGAACCTGAAGGACCATAaaagagtacacacaggagagaaacctttccaatgctcccagtgtggaaataaTTTTACACGGTTACGGAGCCTGAACGAACATAAAttagtacacacaggagagaaacgtttccaatgttcccagtgtggaaagggttttaccctgttagggagcctgaaaaagcatgagagaacacacacaggagaaaagccgttccaatgctcccactgtggaaagattTTTACACAGTTAAAGAGCTTGAAGGTGCATGAAaggatacacacaggggagacatCTTACCATTGCTCTCTGTGTGGAAAGGattttaccaagttagggaacctaaacAAACATAAACAATTACACACCGGAGCGAAACCTTTCCAATGCACCCAGTGTGGGAAGGGTTTTACACTGTTAGGGAACCTGAAGGATCATAaaagagtacacacaggagagaaacgtttccaatgctcccagtgtggaataGGTTTTACCCtgttagggaacctgaaaaagcatgagaaaatacacacaggagagaagtctttccaatgttcccagtgtggaaatagTTTTAAAAGTTTAGGGAGCTTGAAGGACCATGAAAGGATACACACATGGGAGACAGCTTACCATTGCTCTCtgtgtggaaagaattttaccaagttagggaacctaaaaaaACATGCAGAATTTCACACAGGAaagaagcctttccaatgctcccagtgtggaaagggttttacactGTTAGGGAATCTGAAGGACCATaaaagaacacacacaagagagaaacctttccaatgctcccaatgtggaaagggttttaccctGTCACagaacctgaaaaggcatgagagaacacacactgttTTAACAATGACCCCAGGAGTTGGAACCAGTTCAGAAAACAGAACAGGAAACCGCGTAAGAACAAAAAAATGA